From a single Vitis vinifera cultivar Pinot Noir 40024 chromosome 18, ASM3070453v1 genomic region:
- the LOC132253132 gene encoding secreted RxLR effector protein 161-like, whose amino-acid sequence MKDCSPSIAPIVMGNRFNLDQCPKNDLEWEQIKNIPYVSTIGSLMYAQVCTRPVIAFVVVMLGRYQSNPGINHWKVAKKVMKYHQGTKDYMLMYRCTDNLEVISYSDSDYVGYIDSRTSTSGYVFMLTSGDVSWRSAK is encoded by the coding sequence ATGAAGGATTGTTCACCAAGTATAGCCCCCATTGTGATGGGCAATAGGTTTAATTTGGACCAGTGCCCAAAGAATGATCTTGAGTGGGAACAAATTAAGAACATTCCTTACGTTTCTACTATTggaagcttgatgtatgctcagGTTTGCACAAGACCTGTCATTGCATTTGTTGTTGTGATGTTAGGAAGATATCAGAGTAATCCAGGTATAAACCACTGGAAAGTTGCAAAAAAGGTGATGAAGTACCATCAGGGGACCAAAGACTACATGCTTATGTATAGATGCACTGATAACTTGGAAGTGATTAGCTATTCTGATTCGGACTATGTTGGCTATATTGATTCGCGAACATCAACTTCAGGATATGTCTTTATGCTAACTAGTGGTGATGTTTCTTGGAGAAGCGCAAAGTAG